A stretch of the Saprospiraceae bacterium genome encodes the following:
- the priA gene encoding primosomal protein N' — protein sequence MFNQSPVKKYAELIFPLSVAGTFTYAIPDELVPELKVGCRVEVEFGKKKHYAALVKAIHDTPAWTKTKSIIAIIDQEPIVSLKQLEFWEWLSTYYVCSLGELMTAALPSLFKLASETRIYKLIEESDYPDLLEDDEYLILEALDVRNELSISEVQQIIQKQSILKLINSMVDRRWIAAREKLEDKSEIPTISWIRIPNQLKEDQNLLNELLNQIQKSERQSRSILNYLQIKRNYDWIKRVELQRISVTDKSVTDALIKKGLYEECVLEKYVYPNQEQAFVPLELSENQINCQLEIKAHWIKHQTSLLHGVTGSGKTMIYIKLIQEYLEKGLQVLYLVPEIALTTQLVSRLKYYFGEQLLEYHSDLGLKTKSAVWKAAMKHTQVFIGARSSIFLPFDRLGLIIVDEEHDASYKQNDPAPRYQARDAAIILAKLFNAKVLLGSATPSIESYYNAKQHKYGYTFLDQRFGESELPEVTTISLKEAQQFGKMKGLFSEQLLKEIKLNLDQKKQVILFRNRRGYSPLLQCGNCNWEASCERCDVRMTLHKQQEKLKCHICGNFKPIPLRCPDCGQATLKILGFGTEKIEEELQANFPEHTIKRLDLDIARTRKMQQKIIEEFQDREVDILVGTQMVTKGLDFDGVNLVAVVQVDQMLFYPDFRAQERAFQLLTQVGGRAGRRKEKGQVLIQGFQIFHPVIHFVVNHDLQSFYTQELFERKKFHYPPYVRLIKIQFLHTRLPVLEDAIDIFCKQLKVLYGKRILGPAEPNLSKIKGYFVRELLIKIEKESKQITTIKKEILLKIQELKSKAGMSSLRIQIDVDP from the coding sequence ATGTTCAACCAATCACCCGTTAAAAAATACGCCGAACTCATTTTTCCGCTTTCTGTAGCAGGTACATTTACCTATGCCATTCCAGACGAGTTGGTACCTGAGTTAAAAGTCGGCTGTCGGGTAGAAGTTGAATTTGGCAAGAAGAAACACTACGCAGCATTAGTAAAAGCAATTCACGATACACCAGCTTGGACTAAAACAAAATCAATCATAGCAATTATAGATCAGGAGCCTATCGTAAGCTTAAAACAATTGGAATTCTGGGAATGGTTAAGTACATATTATGTGTGCAGTTTGGGAGAATTGATGACAGCTGCTCTGCCTTCCTTATTTAAATTAGCTTCTGAAACCCGGATTTATAAATTAATAGAGGAATCAGACTATCCAGACTTGCTGGAAGATGATGAATACCTGATCCTTGAAGCACTGGATGTGCGAAATGAGTTGAGTATTTCAGAAGTTCAGCAAATTATTCAGAAGCAATCCATTTTAAAATTGATCAACAGCATGGTGGATCGAAGATGGATTGCTGCGCGTGAAAAATTGGAAGACAAATCAGAGATCCCAACCATATCATGGATTCGCATTCCGAATCAATTAAAGGAAGATCAGAATTTATTAAATGAACTGCTAAATCAAATTCAGAAATCGGAACGGCAATCCCGTTCGATTTTGAATTATTTGCAAATTAAAAGGAATTACGATTGGATTAAGCGAGTGGAATTGCAACGAATCAGTGTAACAGATAAAAGCGTTACAGACGCTTTGATCAAAAAGGGTTTATACGAAGAATGTGTTTTAGAAAAATATGTGTATCCAAACCAGGAACAAGCATTTGTACCACTGGAATTGAGTGAAAATCAAATCAATTGTCAATTAGAAATTAAAGCACATTGGATCAAGCATCAAACCAGCTTATTGCATGGAGTAACCGGAAGCGGAAAAACCATGATCTATATAAAGTTAATTCAGGAATATCTCGAAAAAGGATTACAAGTTTTGTATCTCGTCCCAGAAATTGCTTTGACTACCCAATTGGTGAGTCGACTAAAGTATTATTTTGGAGAACAACTGTTGGAATATCATTCTGATTTAGGTTTAAAAACGAAATCTGCAGTTTGGAAGGCAGCTATGAAACATACACAAGTTTTTATTGGTGCCAGATCTTCCATTTTTTTACCGTTTGATCGATTGGGATTGATCATAGTCGATGAAGAACACGATGCTTCCTACAAGCAAAACGATCCGGCGCCAAGATATCAAGCACGGGATGCTGCAATAATTCTCGCAAAATTATTTAATGCTAAAGTGCTTTTGGGATCAGCAACCCCTTCCATTGAGTCTTATTACAATGCAAAACAGCATAAATATGGCTATACTTTTTTAGATCAACGCTTTGGTGAAAGTGAATTGCCTGAAGTGACCACCATTTCATTGAAGGAAGCCCAACAGTTTGGCAAAATGAAAGGATTATTTTCTGAACAATTGTTAAAAGAAATAAAACTCAATTTAGATCAGAAAAAACAAGTCATTTTATTTAGAAATCGAAGAGGGTATAGTCCTTTGTTGCAGTGTGGAAATTGCAATTGGGAAGCAAGTTGCGAACGGTGTGATGTGCGAATGACTTTACATAAACAGCAAGAGAAATTAAAATGTCATATTTGTGGAAATTTTAAACCCATTCCGTTACGTTGCCCGGATTGTGGACAAGCAACTTTAAAAATACTTGGCTTTGGAACAGAAAAAATAGAGGAGGAATTGCAAGCAAATTTTCCGGAACATACCATTAAACGATTGGACCTCGATATTGCGCGTACCCGTAAAATGCAACAAAAGATTATTGAAGAATTTCAAGATCGTGAAGTAGATATTCTTGTAGGAACTCAAATGGTAACCAAGGGTCTTGATTTTGATGGGGTGAATTTAGTTGCAGTCGTACAGGTAGATCAAATGTTGTTTTATCCGGATTTTAGAGCACAAGAACGGGCGTTTCAATTACTTACACAAGTGGGAGGTAGGGCAGGACGAAGGAAGGAGAAAGGCCAGGTATTAATACAAGGATTTCAGATTTTTCATCCCGTCATTCATTTTGTGGTGAATCATGATTTGCAAAGTTTTTATACGCAGGAATTATTTGAACGGAAAAAGTTTCATTATCCACCCTATGTGCGTTTGATTAAAATACAATTTTTACATACCCGATTGCCCGTGTTGGAAGATGCAATTGATATTTTTTGCAAGCAACTAAAAGTGCTTTATGGTAAGCGGATTTTGGGTCCGGCCGAACCCAATCTGTCTAAAATAAAAGGTTACTTCGTGCGTGAGTTATTAATTAAAATCGAAAAGGAGTCTAAACAAATCACAACAATCAAAAAGGAAATCCTTTTGAAAATTCAGGAACTTAAATCAAAAGCAGGCATGTCAAGCCTGCGAATTCAGATAGATGTGGATCCATAA
- a CDS encoding LysM peptidoglycan-binding domain-containing protein: MSLQDKYREVLNLGEELGIQNGNVVEEAGVLKVWGTAQTQYEKDQLWDKIKEIGGTNPSDIVADVSVANTEYYTKHTVKSGESLSKIAKHYYKDANAYNKIFKANTDQLKNPDLIHPGQVLVIPNP; this comes from the coding sequence ATGAGTTTACAAGACAAATACCGTGAAGTTTTAAACCTCGGTGAGGAATTAGGAATCCAAAATGGTAATGTAGTAGAAGAAGCAGGTGTGCTTAAAGTATGGGGTACTGCCCAAACTCAGTATGAAAAAGACCAACTTTGGGACAAAATAAAGGAAATTGGTGGTACCAATCCAAGTGATATCGTTGCGGATGTCAGCGTAGCCAATACCGAATATTACACCAAGCATACCGTTAAATCCGGAGAATCACTGAGTAAAATAGCTAAACATTATTATAAAGATGCCAATGCTTATAATAAGATCTTCAAAGCCAATACAGATCAATTAAAAAATCCGGACTTAATTCATCCGGGACAGGTGCTTGTTATTCCAAATCCATAG
- a CDS encoding gliding motility-associated C-terminal domain-containing protein, with translation MNQNGNYLFNYKTVDGCDSSFNIHLNILNPIIHQIDTVICFNASIQINSKTIDRDTSFENILTATSGCDSILKVSIHLTTPAVLKIDKTPVKCYGDANGQINVSTSGNYGPYTYSWSDNNNQANRNQLKSGIYYLTVTDAAGCQINESVEIFSPPVIELDYYGKDATCLETEYGNLFITKLSGGTPPYQISVDRQIKSFKDNYEQILIGNHILELQDSNGCKLQYNFTLNPPLIGLVDLNPDSLSVILGDSVYLELHTLDIDSIQTIEWTGPGIISCKNCLRTSVFINTAGGWFRVKITDVNGCIYEESIWISSKQIYNVPNVFSPNGDNINDYFNIFTDRSIETIDLLQIFDRWGDLVYESRNFQPNGIDGAWNGDVNGQKALPAVYVYLFLFRDKAGKHFKVSGNLSLIR, from the coding sequence ATGAATCAAAACGGCAATTATCTTTTTAATTATAAGACTGTAGATGGATGTGACAGTAGCTTCAACATTCATTTAAATATACTAAACCCAATCATTCACCAAATCGATACGGTTATTTGTTTTAATGCCAGCATTCAAATCAATTCGAAAACTATTGATCGGGACACTAGTTTTGAAAATATATTGACCGCAACAAGTGGATGTGACAGCATTTTAAAAGTTAGCATCCATCTAACTACACCAGCTGTTTTAAAGATTGATAAAACTCCGGTAAAGTGCTATGGGGATGCAAATGGTCAAATAAATGTTTCAACATCAGGAAATTACGGACCTTATACCTATTCCTGGTCTGACAATAACAATCAAGCCAATCGAAACCAATTAAAGTCAGGAATTTATTATTTAACCGTTACGGATGCTGCCGGATGTCAAATTAATGAATCTGTTGAAATATTTTCCCCACCAGTTATTGAATTAGATTACTACGGCAAAGATGCTACCTGCCTTGAAACAGAATACGGTAATTTATTTATAACCAAACTAAGCGGTGGAACTCCACCCTATCAAATATCCGTTGATAGACAAATCAAATCGTTTAAAGATAATTACGAACAAATTCTTATCGGCAATCATATTTTGGAATTACAGGATTCGAATGGTTGTAAACTTCAATACAATTTTACTTTAAATCCTCCCCTTATTGGATTAGTTGATTTAAATCCTGATTCACTCTCAGTTATACTAGGGGATTCAGTGTATCTGGAGTTGCATACCTTAGACATCGATTCGATTCAAACAATTGAATGGACTGGGCCTGGGATCATCAGTTGTAAAAATTGTTTAAGGACTTCTGTTTTTATCAATACCGCCGGTGGTTGGTTTCGAGTAAAAATAACAGATGTAAATGGTTGCATTTATGAAGAAAGTATCTGGATTAGCAGTAAACAGATTTATAATGTACCTAATGTCTTTTCACCCAATGGAGACAATATCAATGACTACTTTAACATTTTTACAGACAGGAGCATAGAAACTATTGATTTGCTACAGATATTTGATCGTTGGGGTGACTTAGTATACGAATCAAGAAATTTTCAACCGAATGGAATTGATGGTGCATGGAATGGGGATGTTAATGGACAAAAGGCGCTCCCAGCAGTGTATGTTTATCTTTTCTTATTCAGAGATAAAGCCGGAAAACACTTTAAGGTAAGCGGCAATTTAAGCTTGATACGGTAA
- a CDS encoding GNAT family N-acetyltransferase, giving the protein MEFRKVQTDDLEMLCRISVQTFRDAFYHLNKPEDIRQYMERAFSPLQLKYELELPQSEFVFLLNNNQPIAYYKTNLSPKQTDINDPESLEIERIYVCKEHQNKQYGLLMLNHICNQAIQNPNIRYIWLGVWDQNKSAIRFYERFGFKLFSSHPFLMGTDPQTDLLMRYNL; this is encoded by the coding sequence TTGGAATTTAGAAAAGTTCAAACCGATGACCTTGAAATGCTTTGCAGGATTTCGGTACAAACTTTTCGAGATGCGTTTTATCATTTAAATAAACCTGAAGATATCAGGCAGTATATGGAACGGGCTTTTTCGCCATTACAACTAAAATATGAATTAGAGCTCCCGCAATCCGAATTTGTGTTCTTGCTAAATAACAACCAACCAATCGCCTATTATAAAACTAATTTAAGTCCAAAGCAAACGGATATCAACGATCCGGAATCACTCGAAATTGAACGCATTTACGTATGTAAAGAACATCAAAATAAGCAATATGGCCTCCTGATGTTAAACCACATTTGCAATCAAGCTATTCAAAATCCAAACATTCGATATATATGGTTAGGTGTTTGGGATCAAAACAAATCTGCCATCCGTTTTTATGAACGGTTTGGATTTAAACTATTTAGCTCCCATCCATTTCTAATGGGAACAGATCCTCAAACTGATTTATTAATGCGTTACAATTTATAG
- a CDS encoding amino acid permease, with protein sequence MNNLFKLKPINDLIKEAEDPSKGLKRTLTSTNLISLGIGAIIGTGIFVLTGTAAATHAGPALVLAFILSGVGCAFAGLCYAEYAAMIPISGSAYTYSYATLGEFIAWIIGWDLILEYLFGASTVAVGWSGYFQSILKDFGIYLPPELTASTGTKLINVPNEGWQNWTTPLTERMAAANIDINTLQSTTALFNFPAVLIIGILTTLLVIGIRESANFNNIIVLVKLVVIVLFIVFGFQYISTDNWVPFIPERVIDASGHGHFGWFGIVSAAGVIFFAYIGFDAVSTLAQEAKNPQKDMPKGILGSLIVCTILYILVALVMTGIVNYKELNVPAPIALAIDKTGDALSWLRFPVKLGAIAGLSSVILVMLMGQPRVFFSMAKDGLLPASFAKVHPKFKTPYITTILTGVVAAFFAGILPINILGELVSIGTLFAFVIVCIGIIVLRKSRPDIPRPFKTPWVPLVPILGAAICFLQMLGLPMDTWLRLIVWMAIGFAIYFLYGIKHSKIQNPK encoded by the coding sequence ATGAACAATCTCTTTAAGCTAAAACCAATTAATGATTTAATCAAGGAGGCTGAGGATCCATCAAAAGGTCTCAAGCGAACCCTTACTTCAACCAATTTGATCAGTCTGGGTATTGGGGCGATCATAGGTACTGGTATATTTGTTCTTACAGGCACTGCAGCTGCAACCCATGCTGGACCTGCATTGGTTTTGGCTTTTATTTTATCAGGAGTTGGTTGTGCGTTTGCCGGACTCTGTTATGCTGAATACGCTGCAATGATTCCAATTTCCGGAAGTGCTTATACTTATTCGTATGCCACCTTAGGTGAATTCATAGCCTGGATTATTGGTTGGGATTTGATATTAGAATACTTGTTTGGCGCTTCAACAGTTGCTGTTGGTTGGTCGGGATATTTTCAAAGTATTTTGAAGGATTTTGGAATATATCTTCCTCCGGAATTAACGGCCTCCACAGGTACTAAATTAATCAATGTACCGAATGAAGGTTGGCAAAACTGGACTACTCCTTTGACCGAACGCATGGCAGCGGCAAATATAGATATCAATACCTTACAATCGACAACGGCTCTTTTTAATTTTCCAGCAGTGTTGATTATTGGAATTTTAACTACTTTATTGGTAATAGGTATTCGTGAATCAGCCAATTTTAATAACATCATTGTATTGGTAAAGCTTGTTGTCATTGTATTGTTTATAGTTTTCGGATTTCAATACATATCAACAGATAATTGGGTACCATTTATTCCAGAACGAGTTATAGACGCAAGTGGACATGGACATTTTGGATGGTTTGGTATTGTGAGTGCTGCAGGTGTAATCTTCTTTGCTTACATTGGTTTTGATGCTGTTTCTACCTTGGCTCAAGAAGCAAAAAATCCGCAAAAAGATATGCCTAAAGGAATTCTTGGCTCTTTGATAGTTTGTACAATTTTATACATTCTGGTTGCGCTGGTCATGACAGGCATTGTAAATTATAAAGAATTAAATGTTCCTGCTCCAATCGCATTAGCTATTGATAAGACAGGGGACGCACTCAGTTGGTTGAGATTTCCAGTTAAGTTAGGAGCAATTGCAGGATTGAGTTCAGTAATACTCGTCATGTTAATGGGTCAACCCAGAGTATTTTTTAGTATGGCGAAAGACGGTTTGCTCCCAGCAAGTTTTGCAAAGGTGCATCCAAAATTTAAAACACCTTATATTACAACGATCCTTACCGGAGTGGTTGCAGCTTTTTTTGCAGGAATATTACCTATAAATATTTTGGGTGAGTTGGTATCAATTGGGACCTTATTTGCATTTGTAATTGTTTGCATTGGAATTATAGTTTTGCGCAAATCAAGACCAGATATTCCAAGGCCTTTCAAAACACCCTGGGTTCCTCTTGTTCCCATATTAGGTGCAGCCATCTGTTTTTTACAAATGCTTGGACTCCCTATGGATACCTGGTTACGACTCATCGTATGGATGGCAATCGGATTTGCTATTTATTTCTTGTACGGAATAAAACATAGTAAAATTCAAAATCCTAAATAA
- a CDS encoding biopolymer transporter ExbD — protein sequence MNIRGRRRETAELSVESLNDIMFFLLLFFLIVSTLANPNVIKLMLPSSKATEQTTTKPVSISVTPDKRYYIENKEIAYNQIQSTLKTYMAKAPDLTCVIRIDQGMPVQDLVDVLQIGVNLKLKMVLALNKTEN from the coding sequence ATGAATATTCGCGGAAGAAGGAGGGAAACAGCAGAGTTGAGTGTGGAATCTTTGAATGACATCATGTTTTTCTTGTTGTTGTTTTTCTTGATTGTCTCAACACTGGCGAATCCAAACGTTATAAAATTGATGCTGCCTTCTTCAAAGGCTACAGAGCAAACAACCACTAAACCCGTTTCCATTTCTGTTACGCCGGATAAACGATATTATATTGAGAACAAGGAGATTGCATACAATCAAATTCAATCAACCCTTAAAACTTACATGGCCAAGGCCCCGGATCTTACCTGTGTAATCAGAATAGATCAGGGCATGCCTGTTCAAGATCTGGTCGATGTTTTGCAAATAGGAGTTAACCTAAAATTGAAAATGGTACTGGCTTTAAATAAGACTGAAAATTAA
- a CDS encoding DUF559 domain-containing protein, which produces MRYKSILELARYMRTNPTTSELFFWNKVRNRSFHGFKFYRQYIVESANINGDKSFFIGDFYCHNRKVIIELDGKIHLTQLEYDKLREKDLIEMGFKIIRFKNEEVLNNWQEISEILLKEIS; this is translated from the coding sequence ATGAGATACAAGTCTATTCTCGAATTAGCAAGGTATATGCGAACAAATCCAACCACATCTGAATTATTTTTTTGGAATAAAGTTCGAAATAGGTCTTTTCATGGTTTTAAATTTTATAGACAATATATTGTGGAAAGTGCGAACATCAATGGAGATAAGAGTTTTTTTATTGGTGATTTTTATTGCCATAATAGAAAAGTAATTATTGAATTAGATGGCAAAATTCATCTTACACAATTGGAGTATGACAAACTAAGAGAAAAAGATTTAATTGAAATGGGATTTAAAATTATAAGATTTAAAAACGAAGAGGTACTAAACAATTGGCAAGAGATCTCCGAGATTTTACTTAAAGAAATTAGTTAA
- the lysS gene encoding lysine--tRNA ligase, which produces MQPLSEQEIIRRNSLTALEEMGINPYPPEAFEVNAYSTDIKAHFENNPEAYKNVSLAGRLMMVRDMGKACFAEIQDSKGKIQIYVKRDEICPGEDKTLYDLVFKKYMDIGDIIGLKGYVFKTKMGEISIHVSHLQMLSKSLHPLPIVKTDADGQTHDAFTDPEQRYRHRYVDLIVNPQHREIFVKRSQLIHEMRMYFNEQNWLEVETPVLQGMHGGAAARPFKTHHNALDIPLFLRIANELYLKRLIVGGFDGVYEFGKMFRNEGMDRTHNPEFTSMEIYVAYKDYIWMMEMVETMLERVITKINGGPKVQVGLNEINFTKPFRRLSMYDAIKEYTSYDVEGKSEEELKAFCRSKNIEIDASMGVGKLIDEIFGGLVEKHLIQPTYITDYPIEMTPLAKKHRSKAGLVERFELYVNSKEIANAYTELNDPIDQRQRFEDQLKLAARGDDEAMLMDEDFLLSLEYGMPPTSGLGIGIDRLTMLLTGQEAIQEVLLFPQMKPIVK; this is translated from the coding sequence ATGCAGCCATTAAGCGAACAGGAAATTATCCGCAGAAATTCATTAACAGCCTTAGAGGAAATGGGTATCAATCCATACCCTCCAGAAGCTTTTGAAGTAAATGCCTATTCTACTGATATTAAAGCTCATTTTGAAAACAATCCCGAAGCCTATAAAAACGTAAGCCTTGCCGGCCGTTTGATGATGGTTCGGGATATGGGAAAAGCTTGTTTTGCCGAAATCCAGGATAGCAAAGGAAAAATTCAAATTTATGTAAAGCGGGATGAGATTTGTCCCGGTGAAGACAAAACGCTTTACGATCTGGTCTTTAAAAAATATATGGATATCGGAGACATCATTGGGTTAAAAGGCTATGTCTTTAAAACCAAGATGGGTGAAATCAGTATTCATGTTTCTCATTTACAAATGCTTAGTAAATCCTTGCATCCCCTGCCAATCGTAAAAACGGATGCAGATGGTCAAACACATGATGCATTTACAGATCCAGAACAACGCTACAGACATCGTTATGTTGATTTAATTGTCAATCCACAACACCGGGAAATTTTTGTTAAACGAAGTCAGTTAATTCATGAAATGCGAATGTATTTCAACGAACAAAATTGGCTTGAAGTTGAAACACCTGTTTTACAAGGTATGCATGGCGGGGCAGCCGCAAGACCCTTCAAAACACATCACAATGCCTTGGATATCCCTTTGTTTTTAAGAATTGCCAATGAATTGTATTTAAAAAGACTGATTGTTGGTGGATTTGATGGGGTTTATGAATTTGGGAAAATGTTTCGCAACGAAGGAATGGATCGCACCCACAATCCTGAGTTTACTTCCATGGAAATTTATGTAGCTTATAAAGACTACATCTGGATGATGGAAATGGTTGAAACTATGCTGGAACGTGTTATCACTAAAATAAACGGAGGACCAAAAGTTCAGGTTGGTCTAAATGAAATTAATTTCACTAAACCATTTCGGAGATTAAGCATGTATGATGCGATCAAAGAATATACAAGTTATGATGTTGAAGGTAAATCAGAAGAAGAATTAAAGGCATTTTGCAGATCTAAAAACATTGAAATTGATGCCAGTATGGGAGTTGGCAAATTAATCGATGAAATTTTCGGTGGTTTAGTCGAAAAGCATTTGATCCAACCAACTTATATAACAGATTACCCAATTGAAATGACTCCATTGGCAAAGAAGCACCGCAGCAAAGCTGGATTGGTAGAACGATTCGAACTCTATGTCAATTCTAAAGAAATCGCCAATGCGTATACCGAATTAAATGATCCTATTGATCAACGCCAGCGGTTTGAAGATCAACTAAAATTAGCTGCTCGGGGTGATGATGAAGCTATGTTAATGGATGAAGATTTTCTTTTGTCACTTGAATATGGAATGCCTCCAACATCTGGCTTAGGAATTGGCATTGACCGATTGACCATGCTTTTAACAGGACAAGAAGCCATCCAGGAAGTTTTATTATTTCCGCAAATGAAACCCATCGTTAAATAA
- a CDS encoding amino acid permease, translating to MKYKLSLLDAILIVSGSMIGSGIFRVSADMARTVGGPGWLLMIWILAGIITILGALSLGELASMFPKAGGPYVFLKEAFNPLTGFLYGWTVFLVVQCGTIAAVAVAFASYFGELVPIFNEDHVILDLNFFSIKSTQVLGIAVIGLLTFLNSRGLEYGKFILRLFTFAKLLALFGLIMLGIFVFGNWEVWQSNWDQFWSLNPSYVMTDGKYTLTSLGGMTLVSAIGVALVGSLFSCDAWNNVTFIAGEMESPEKNLPKSLFWGVLIVVTLYVFANVAYLFLLPFYGSPDGTDAFSRGIQFAADNRVGTAAASLMFGQTATIIMAILIMVSTFGCNNSIIFSSARVYQAMALDGLFFKKMRDNNKYGVPGNALWIQFAWASVLCLSGKYGNLLDYVMFAVMFFAIIAIVGLFKLRKERPELNRPYKAWGYPFVPALYIILAGLFCINLLIEKPMYSFPGLIIVALGIPVYFYWSKTAKTN from the coding sequence ATGAAATATAAGCTGAGCTTATTGGATGCCATCCTAATCGTGAGTGGATCAATGATAGGGTCCGGGATATTTAGGGTGAGTGCAGACATGGCACGTACCGTTGGCGGACCGGGTTGGTTGCTTATGATTTGGATCCTGGCTGGAATCATCACGATTCTTGGTGCCTTGAGCTTGGGTGAATTGGCCTCTATGTTTCCAAAAGCTGGCGGACCTTATGTATTTTTAAAAGAAGCCTTTAATCCTTTAACCGGTTTTTTATATGGTTGGACTGTTTTTCTTGTTGTACAATGCGGTACCATTGCTGCAGTTGCTGTCGCATTTGCATCTTATTTTGGTGAATTAGTCCCCATTTTTAATGAAGATCATGTCATACTTGATTTAAATTTCTTCAGCATTAAGTCTACCCAAGTCCTGGGAATAGCTGTCATTGGCTTACTTACCTTTCTAAATAGCCGTGGACTTGAATACGGAAAATTTATTTTGCGCTTGTTTACATTCGCTAAACTTCTTGCATTGTTTGGATTAATAATGCTTGGAATTTTTGTTTTTGGAAATTGGGAAGTCTGGCAATCCAATTGGGATCAATTTTGGTCATTAAATCCATCTTATGTGATGACAGACGGCAAATATACCCTCACCAGTTTAGGAGGCATGACTTTGGTTTCTGCTATTGGTGTTGCTTTGGTTGGATCTTTGTTTTCTTGCGATGCATGGAATAATGTGACATTTATTGCAGGAGAAATGGAATCTCCAGAAAAAAATCTACCAAAAAGTTTGTTTTGGGGGGTATTGATTGTGGTCACGCTTTATGTATTTGCAAATGTAGCTTATCTGTTTTTATTGCCATTTTATGGGAGTCCAGATGGAACAGATGCGTTTTCCAGAGGCATCCAATTTGCTGCCGATAACCGCGTTGGCACTGCAGCAGCTTCCCTTATGTTTGGCCAAACTGCTACCATTATTATGGCAATTTTAATTATGGTCTCAACCTTTGGTTGCAACAACAGCATCATTTTTTCCAGTGCCCGTGTATACCAAGCGATGGCTCTTGATGGACTGTTTTTTAAGAAAATGAGAGACAATAATAAATATGGTGTCCCAGGCAATGCATTGTGGATTCAATTTGCATGGGCATCTGTATTATGCCTTTCAGGAAAATATGGAAATCTGTTAGATTATGTAATGTTTGCCGTAATGTTTTTTGCCATTATTGCGATCGTGGGATTATTTAAACTTCGAAAGGAACGTCCAGAATTGAATCGTCCTTATAAGGCATGGGGATATCCCTTTGTCCCTGCTTTGTACATTATTCTGGCTGGTTTGTTTTGTATAAATTTATTGATTGAAAAACCCATGTATTCATTTCCTGGATTAATCATTGTTGCCTTAGGAATCCCCGTTTATTTTTATTGGAGTAAAACTGCTAAAACAAATTAA
- a CDS encoding MotA/TolQ/ExbB proton channel family protein — MFLTSIMMVAKATETGAETIAKQSIIDIILSSGPLGVGIISIQVLLSFIAMYVFVERYLTFKSLAREDERVMQNLRGNIGSGNIQTIQTICANSETPLARMVEKGLSRLGRPMPEIESAIENVGRVETFRLEKKVTYLSLIARIAPMFGFLGTIMGVIKIFYDISLTDNLSIGVISGGLYQKMLTSAGGLLVGIIAFLGYYFLTMMLDELVNKLEKRSIEFMDILHAPVK, encoded by the coding sequence ATGTTTCTAACAAGTATTATGATGGTGGCAAAAGCCACTGAAACCGGCGCTGAAACCATTGCCAAACAGAGTATAATTGACATTATTTTATCAAGTGGTCCGTTGGGGGTTGGAATTATTTCAATCCAGGTCTTGCTTTCTTTTATTGCTATGTATGTATTTGTAGAGCGATACCTCACCTTTAAATCACTGGCACGTGAAGATGAACGTGTGATGCAAAACCTAAGAGGAAACATTGGTAGTGGTAATATTCAAACAATACAAACAATTTGTGCTAATAGCGAGACTCCTTTAGCCAGGATGGTTGAAAAAGGACTTTCCCGGTTAGGCCGTCCCATGCCAGAAATTGAATCGGCTATTGAAAATGTGGGTCGTGTTGAAACATTCAGACTTGAGAAAAAAGTTACTTACCTTTCATTAATAGCTCGAATTGCCCCAATGTTTGGGTTTCTAGGTACCATCATGGGGGTAATAAAAATATTTTATGATATTTCACTCACAGACAATCTTTCCATAGGAGTTATTTCAGGTGGTTTATATCAAAAGATGTTGACCTCAGCAGGGGGATTGTTGGTAGGTATTATTGCTTTTCTAGGATATTATTTTTTGACCATGATGTTGGACGAGTTGGTTAACAAACTTGAAAAACGGTCCATTGAATTTATGGATATTCTACATGCTCCAGTTAAATAA